One stretch of Roseimicrobium sp. ORNL1 DNA includes these proteins:
- a CDS encoding Hsp70 family protein has translation MAEFVGIDLGTTLSGLAYLKPDGHPEIVPNADGERLTPSVVYFDAHEDVKLVGSAARDGGDPDRTIYQIKRHMDDPEHFVEIDGKKWTPAEISALILSKLKRECSRIVGDIKEAVITVPANFNELARKSTIAASEMAGMKVRRLVNEPTAAAVYYAHGQGVRGKVLVFDMGGGTLDVTILEVDGESFRIMTSEGARHLGGSNIDEQLLDLYADQYREQTNSELFSDERQRRRVLHAAEDAKKMLSKLQRVNDTIGNDVNGIARIDFTRDQFEKLVAKLLTRAIMLVEQALAGVNLTPKDIDHVVLVGGSTRIPKVKVALERFFGKAPKSCGNVDEAVALGAALFARKSARVREVCNASYGTLAYVVNQTTGEEGVRNSIVIPKNTPIPCSHTQVYITSDPNERFIEVDITQGEDDDPRFVDVIGKITLEVPANRPAGCEVAVTYSYDENQRVRALVVDKESGRSQEIAVTYKGAGILTDEELENRGTMLRKLRIE, from the coding sequence ATGGCAGAATTTGTCGGCATCGACCTCGGCACCACTCTGTCCGGTCTGGCTTATCTAAAGCCGGATGGACATCCTGAAATCGTCCCCAATGCGGATGGAGAACGACTGACACCGTCAGTCGTCTACTTCGACGCGCATGAAGACGTGAAGTTAGTGGGCAGTGCCGCGCGCGATGGCGGCGATCCCGACCGCACGATCTACCAGATCAAGCGGCACATGGACGATCCTGAACACTTCGTGGAGATTGACGGCAAGAAGTGGACGCCGGCTGAGATTTCCGCGCTCATCCTGAGCAAGCTCAAGCGGGAATGCTCGCGCATCGTGGGTGACATCAAGGAAGCCGTGATCACCGTGCCTGCGAACTTCAATGAGCTGGCGCGCAAGAGCACCATCGCCGCCAGTGAGATGGCCGGCATGAAGGTGCGTCGCCTGGTGAATGAACCCACGGCTGCGGCGGTGTATTATGCCCACGGCCAGGGCGTGCGCGGAAAAGTGCTCGTGTTTGACATGGGCGGTGGCACGCTGGACGTGACCATCCTTGAGGTGGACGGCGAGAGCTTCCGCATCATGACGAGTGAAGGCGCCCGCCACCTTGGGGGTTCAAATATCGATGAGCAACTTCTGGATCTCTACGCGGATCAGTATCGCGAGCAGACCAATTCAGAGCTCTTCTCGGATGAACGCCAGCGCCGCCGTGTGCTGCACGCTGCCGAGGATGCGAAGAAGATGCTGAGCAAGCTGCAGCGCGTGAATGACACCATCGGCAACGATGTGAATGGCATTGCACGCATCGACTTCACCCGGGATCAGTTTGAGAAGCTCGTGGCGAAGCTGCTCACGCGCGCCATCATGCTGGTGGAGCAGGCGCTGGCTGGCGTGAATCTCACGCCCAAGGATATTGATCACGTGGTGCTCGTGGGTGGTTCCACCCGCATTCCGAAAGTGAAAGTCGCGCTGGAGCGATTCTTCGGCAAGGCGCCCAAGTCTTGCGGCAACGTGGATGAAGCTGTGGCCCTCGGTGCAGCGCTCTTTGCGAGGAAGTCCGCGCGTGTGCGTGAAGTTTGCAATGCCAGCTATGGCACGCTTGCCTACGTCGTGAATCAGACGACGGGCGAGGAAGGGGTGCGTAACTCCATCGTCATTCCGAAGAATACGCCGATTCCCTGCTCCCACACGCAGGTCTACATCACCTCTGATCCGAATGAGCGCTTCATCGAGGTGGATATCACGCAGGGTGAAGATGATGATCCCCGCTTCGTGGACGTCATCGGCAAGATCACCCTGGAAGTGCCGGCGAACCGCCCTGCCGGATGCGAGGTGGCCGTGACCTACAGCTACGATGAAAACCAGCGCGTGCGCGCCCTCGTGGTGGACAAGGAGAGCGGACGTTCCCAGGAAATCGCCGTGACCTACAAGGGCGCCGGCATCCTCACGGATGAGGAACTGGAAAACCGCGGTACCATGCTCCGCAAACTGCGCATTGAGTAG
- a CDS encoding PVC-type heme-binding CxxCH protein — MPRFLLFALLSAVASLSFGQAPQEKLAGYVLPLDPFWPDRDSPKLTTPEWIGEAGVDAAITISIDDMRDTAKYEAFIRPILEKLKEVSGGRAPFSIFTCEVPPDDPQLQAWLKEGVSMEVHTLKHPCPLLQKGDFAAAKATVDGCIDLLSQIPGGKPVCYRMPCCDSMNSPSPRFYAEIFHKMTPAGNALSLDSSVACILTSKDKSMPRELTMDAQGRERFWKYYNPQPANAVKSMQNFGTYIEDYPYPYVIGERCWELPIAMPSDWLAQNFQGKNNDATVGDWKAALDIIVLKKGTMNLCIHPHGWIQASQMVEFIQYAHEKYGKKVRFLSLKEAAHKLAKLDINKHRPQPPKIPEAPLPDGVKLMDAQGRDNGVRFVDLNGDGHDDIVFSNAERYGVYIYNPTEKKNVDWRVGWTFTMREGKAGDANSIPQIVRADGTNNGVWFKHGSMWVQNEDTDKLPGVVRRITYEQLLKQPGPPTRSPEESLSSLRVKKGFVAELVAKEPMVQDPIFIDWDERGRMWVVEMADYPLGMDGQGKPGGRIKILEDTNRDGVYDKVSLFLDELQHPTGLAPWKNGIFALAGGEIFFAADTNGDGKADVRETWYIGFNKGNSQHLANGLCWGLDGWFYGANGDSGGKIQSVKGGGVFDLSGRDFRFNPVTREFQLQPGKTQCGRWRDDYGNWFGSNNSSMGWHYFMDEGYLARNPKLAVPTLRRVMNTREDNKRVFPVAAQMRRYNWPDAVNTLTSACNAMPYRDTVFGEVYRGSIFVCEPANNLVHREVLEPEGISFTGHRADDEKDAEFLASEDPWFRPTMARTGPDGCLYVVDMYRLVLEHPEWIPKEMQAHMDLRAGEDKGRIYRIRPESLEKERVSFPWRGEDGLEWDPSSNVTLIYHLGGSSGWKADTAQRLLIERGASEAAPIASGMVEGSAEDPPPFPDVVNVRALWTLHTLKELKPEDLEFALKSSQPLTRAHAVKLSEGHLGEEAVLAQVIKLAEDADIRVRVQVALTLGESSNARVPAVLRALAKRDEGNKDMLTALLTAVPKHEKALEADIKTWQAALKADVKRAAAPAPIILTNANPDREKVVKHYAGAAQLTGNPTTGHALYTNVCSGCHRLKNEGTEIGPDLGAVAAKPMEQLIEAIMDPNRAVEARFTTQTITTKQGREVIGLVTEETPNSITVRTAGGLETILRADITRQNGNTKSLMPDGLEMLLTPQHVADILSYIRQK, encoded by the coding sequence ATGCCACGTTTTCTGCTCTTCGCGCTCCTGAGCGCTGTCGCAAGCCTCTCTTTTGGCCAGGCGCCACAAGAGAAGCTCGCGGGATATGTTCTCCCGCTAGATCCCTTCTGGCCCGACCGTGATTCTCCCAAGCTCACCACGCCGGAGTGGATTGGCGAAGCAGGCGTGGACGCTGCGATCACGATCTCCATCGATGACATGCGGGACACGGCGAAGTACGAGGCCTTCATCCGCCCCATTTTGGAGAAGCTGAAGGAGGTCAGTGGAGGACGTGCGCCTTTTAGCATCTTCACGTGTGAGGTGCCGCCGGATGATCCGCAGCTTCAGGCGTGGCTGAAGGAAGGGGTGAGCATGGAGGTGCACACGCTGAAGCATCCCTGCCCGCTGCTGCAGAAGGGTGACTTTGCGGCAGCGAAGGCGACGGTGGATGGCTGCATTGACCTGCTCAGTCAGATTCCCGGGGGCAAGCCGGTGTGTTATCGCATGCCGTGCTGCGACTCCATGAACAGCCCGAGTCCGCGGTTCTACGCAGAGATCTTCCACAAGATGACGCCTGCGGGGAATGCGCTGTCCCTGGACTCCTCCGTGGCATGCATCCTGACCAGCAAGGACAAGTCCATGCCACGTGAGTTGACGATGGATGCGCAGGGTCGTGAGCGCTTCTGGAAGTATTACAATCCCCAGCCCGCGAATGCGGTGAAGTCCATGCAGAACTTCGGGACCTATATCGAGGACTACCCCTACCCGTATGTGATTGGCGAGCGCTGCTGGGAACTGCCCATCGCCATGCCGAGTGACTGGCTGGCGCAGAATTTCCAGGGGAAGAACAACGACGCGACCGTGGGCGATTGGAAGGCCGCGCTCGATATCATTGTGCTCAAGAAGGGCACGATGAACCTGTGCATTCATCCGCACGGCTGGATCCAGGCGTCGCAGATGGTGGAGTTCATCCAGTACGCGCACGAGAAGTATGGGAAGAAAGTCCGCTTCCTCAGCCTGAAGGAGGCGGCGCACAAGCTCGCGAAGCTGGACATCAACAAGCATCGGCCTCAGCCGCCCAAAATTCCGGAGGCTCCGCTTCCGGACGGGGTGAAGCTCATGGATGCCCAGGGACGCGACAACGGAGTGCGCTTCGTGGACCTCAACGGAGATGGTCACGACGACATCGTCTTCTCCAATGCCGAGCGCTATGGCGTGTACATCTACAATCCCACGGAGAAGAAGAACGTGGACTGGCGCGTGGGGTGGACGTTCACCATGCGCGAAGGCAAGGCGGGCGATGCCAACTCCATCCCGCAGATCGTGCGTGCGGATGGCACGAACAACGGCGTGTGGTTCAAGCACGGGTCCATGTGGGTGCAGAACGAAGACACAGACAAGCTGCCGGGAGTCGTGCGGCGCATCACGTACGAGCAACTCCTCAAACAACCAGGGCCACCGACGCGCAGTCCGGAGGAATCACTGAGTTCGCTTCGGGTGAAGAAGGGTTTCGTGGCGGAGTTGGTGGCGAAGGAGCCGATGGTACAGGATCCCATCTTCATCGATTGGGACGAGCGGGGCCGCATGTGGGTGGTGGAGATGGCGGACTATCCGCTGGGCATGGATGGCCAGGGCAAGCCGGGTGGCCGTATCAAGATCCTGGAGGACACGAATCGTGATGGTGTGTATGACAAGGTCTCGCTGTTCCTTGATGAACTGCAGCATCCCACGGGACTGGCCCCGTGGAAGAATGGCATCTTTGCCCTCGCAGGTGGTGAAATCTTCTTTGCTGCGGACACGAATGGGGATGGCAAAGCGGATGTGCGCGAGACGTGGTACATCGGCTTCAACAAGGGAAACTCGCAGCACCTGGCGAATGGACTCTGCTGGGGACTGGACGGTTGGTTCTACGGAGCGAATGGAGACAGCGGTGGCAAGATTCAATCCGTGAAAGGTGGCGGAGTGTTTGATTTGAGCGGCCGCGACTTCCGGTTCAATCCCGTCACGCGCGAATTCCAGCTTCAGCCGGGCAAAACTCAATGTGGCCGCTGGCGCGATGACTACGGCAACTGGTTCGGCTCCAACAACAGCTCCATGGGCTGGCACTATTTCATGGATGAGGGTTACCTCGCGCGGAATCCGAAGCTGGCGGTGCCGACCTTGCGTCGTGTGATGAACACACGGGAGGACAATAAGCGCGTATTCCCCGTGGCCGCGCAGATGCGCCGCTACAACTGGCCGGATGCGGTGAACACGCTGACCTCGGCGTGCAATGCCATGCCGTATCGCGACACCGTGTTCGGTGAAGTCTATCGTGGCTCCATCTTCGTCTGCGAGCCGGCGAACAATCTCGTGCATCGCGAAGTGCTGGAGCCGGAGGGTATCAGCTTCACCGGCCATCGTGCGGATGATGAGAAAGACGCGGAATTCCTCGCCAGTGAGGATCCGTGGTTCCGTCCTACGATGGCGCGCACCGGTCCGGATGGCTGCCTCTACGTGGTGGACATGTATCGTCTGGTGCTGGAGCACCCGGAATGGATTCCCAAGGAGATGCAGGCGCACATGGATCTGCGCGCAGGTGAGGACAAGGGGAGGATCTACCGCATCCGTCCAGAGAGCTTGGAGAAGGAAAGGGTCTCTTTTCCGTGGAGAGGGGAGGACGGGCTGGAGTGGGACCCAAGCAGCAATGTCACCCTGATCTACCATCTGGGTGGCAGCAGTGGCTGGAAGGCGGACACGGCGCAGCGATTGCTGATCGAGCGCGGCGCCAGCGAAGCTGCTCCCATCGCTTCCGGCATGGTGGAGGGCTCTGCGGAAGACCCCCCTCCCTTTCCAGACGTGGTGAACGTGCGCGCGCTCTGGACGCTTCATACCTTGAAGGAGCTCAAGCCCGAGGATCTGGAGTTTGCGCTGAAGTCCTCCCAGCCGCTCACGCGTGCGCACGCGGTGAAGCTGAGCGAGGGACATCTCGGTGAGGAGGCGGTGCTGGCACAAGTCATCAAGCTCGCCGAGGATGCGGATATTCGCGTGCGTGTGCAGGTGGCGCTCACGCTGGGCGAATCTTCCAATGCCCGTGTTCCGGCAGTGCTGCGGGCACTCGCCAAGCGTGACGAAGGGAACAAGGACATGCTCACGGCCCTCCTGACCGCCGTGCCCAAGCATGAAAAGGCACTCGAAGCGGATATCAAAACCTGGCAGGCAGCACTCAAGGCGGATGTGAAACGAGCGGCCGCACCGGCGCCCATCATCCTCACCAATGCCAACCCGGATCGTGAGAAGGTGGTGAAACACTATGCCGGTGCCGCGCAACTCACTGGCAACCCGACCACCGGGCATGCGCTGTACACGAATGTCTGTTCAGGATGCCACCGCTTGAAGAATGAAGGCACCGAGATTGGACCGGATCTGGGCGCAGTGGCGGCAAAGCCGATGGAGCAACTCATCGAGGCCATCATGGATCCGAACCGAGCTGTGGAGGCACGCTTCACCACGCAGACCATCACCACGAAGCAGGGGCGCGAGGTTATCGGTCTCGTGACGGAGGAAACGCCCAATAGCATCACCGTGCGCACGGCTGGAGGTCTGGAGACGATCCTGCGTGCGGATATCACCCGGCAGAACGGCAACACCAAGTCCCTGATGCCCGATGGTCTCGAAATGTTGCTGACTCCGCAACATGTGGCTGACATCCTGTCCTACATCCGGCAAAAGTAG